From Paenibacillus sp. V4I7, one genomic window encodes:
- a CDS encoding family 10 glycosylhydrolase, whose product MNKSKWLSMTLLLTMIVSLWSTTALAAETVSGSAATAAAPTAADYIEVEAAPVDITIDIEGPRKQINAVDKDVSGITDYVALFTTEYAPQITVGKTSVGVVVDGANQVTRVVNPSVNGAVPVWTGPTDLVIPQGGYILVSNDDSWANKTYKQYLAKNFKVGDKIKLRKNGEVIPVSELMTGQGLKARLKLNNDEWFTVTEPKTVVSGKLENLEQGIPYSIRVNQSTVALQANGTFQIEVVLTEGVNYLDVIAAKNGTENDRKTLVVFYKKQTGTAKEVVLWVDQGTNIFKLQTPENVHDMLIKAKDAGVTAIALDVKGVEGFANYKKNDLTGRPHISQMTAPTRAGANPNLDMLEEFIKYGHQLGIKIHAAFNVFAEGSPAHNEYGLLNQHLDWEEHVYRPEDGGQILRLRESNYFKTGKSLVAFVNPANDDVRAFELKNMEEVIKNYDVDGVVLDRTRYDNETADFSPLTRSKFEAFLAVRGKQLTNWPADVFTYVNNVRQFGPLINDWWEFRSQTIKTFTDEVRSLTDRYTALKGHKIYSSAYVGSWFESYYLNGVHWGSPNFKYDSRLQFPADSLYTDSYAQTGYTGNIDFLMIGTYQTTQKEIEHHITLGNIVTNGEVPMYASIALANIQDPPLQRSVFQAGLSQSNGLMLFDYSQVNWAVVKASLQNVEYVKDYQVGSSVPGNQESFLEGDLYNVSRNENNLNVYTDSFGLTTATSTFGVEAIVDSTGKVTKVVNQQQALSWNWTNMSPNNSVIPHGGFVISALDASGVRTRRQLVARTYKVGDAVRSAVLRGHLAYANTSTPLKNLEIKGNVEVLGTGMADVRLNGVPTALANNGDFSGKVSLEVGANPVKISVYVDGRKTNEKTVTITRTAPVITGIELDSAAYRLVAGDKHATVTTAVYSDETRAVVTGAVFSSSNPEVAAVAADGTVTALKAGTAEITAVYEGQTTKSVVTVVELASLTFDENKYSLVKGETFIAPLKASYSDGTMAYITQGATFISSLDKVASIAADGTITAVKPGSATITASYRGKQSEIKIKVFNSHQEKIEDKENDEGVYDDAANDIRENEVGDMVEG is encoded by the coding sequence TTGAATAAGTCGAAATGGTTGTCTATGACCCTATTGCTCACAATGATCGTTTCCCTTTGGTCCACAACCGCGCTTGCTGCGGAAACCGTCTCAGGCTCCGCTGCCACTGCCGCTGCTCCGACCGCCGCCGATTACATTGAAGTAGAAGCCGCTCCGGTCGACATTACCATTGATATTGAAGGTCCTCGCAAGCAAATTAATGCTGTTGATAAGGATGTAAGCGGCATCACCGATTATGTAGCTTTATTCACAACGGAGTATGCACCTCAGATTACGGTTGGAAAAACTTCCGTCGGCGTTGTCGTCGATGGAGCTAACCAGGTCACTCGGGTGGTAAACCCTTCTGTGAACGGCGCAGTGCCTGTCTGGACAGGGCCTACTGACCTAGTCATCCCACAAGGCGGTTACATCCTAGTTTCGAATGACGACAGTTGGGCGAACAAGACCTACAAGCAATATCTGGCGAAAAATTTCAAGGTCGGTGACAAAATCAAGCTGCGCAAAAACGGTGAAGTCATCCCTGTCTCTGAATTAATGACAGGACAAGGCCTCAAAGCTCGGCTTAAGCTGAACAACGATGAATGGTTTACGGTAACCGAGCCGAAAACAGTGGTCTCCGGCAAGCTGGAAAACCTAGAGCAAGGTATCCCCTATTCGATTCGTGTGAACCAATCCACGGTTGCCTTGCAAGCGAACGGCACCTTCCAGATCGAGGTTGTTCTCACGGAGGGTGTCAATTATCTTGATGTCATCGCCGCAAAGAACGGGACGGAAAATGACCGCAAGACGCTTGTCGTGTTTTATAAAAAACAAACCGGCACCGCGAAGGAAGTCGTCCTCTGGGTAGACCAAGGAACGAATATTTTCAAGTTACAGACGCCTGAAAATGTTCACGATATGCTGATCAAGGCAAAAGACGCCGGAGTCACGGCCATAGCATTAGATGTTAAAGGTGTAGAAGGCTTCGCCAACTACAAGAAGAACGACCTGACCGGTCGTCCACATATCTCACAGATGACTGCGCCTACCCGTGCGGGAGCGAATCCGAACCTAGACATGCTGGAGGAATTCATCAAGTACGGGCATCAGCTCGGCATCAAAATCCACGCAGCGTTCAATGTCTTTGCCGAAGGCTCACCTGCGCACAACGAGTATGGGCTGCTGAATCAGCACCTTGATTGGGAAGAGCACGTTTACCGACCCGAGGATGGCGGCCAGATTCTGCGGCTGCGTGAGAGCAACTATTTCAAAACGGGCAAATCCCTCGTTGCTTTCGTTAACCCGGCTAATGATGACGTAAGAGCTTTCGAACTGAAAAATATGGAAGAAGTCATCAAAAACTACGATGTTGACGGCGTCGTGCTCGACCGTACCCGCTATGACAATGAAACGGCTGACTTTAGCCCCTTAACCCGCTCGAAGTTCGAGGCGTTTCTCGCCGTTCGCGGTAAACAACTAACAAACTGGCCGGCCGACGTTTTCACTTATGTGAACAATGTCCGGCAATTCGGACCGCTCATCAATGATTGGTGGGAATTCCGCTCGCAGACGATTAAGACGTTTACGGATGAGGTCCGTTCGCTCACCGATCGCTACACGGCGCTGAAAGGCCATAAGATCTACTCTTCCGCCTATGTCGGCTCCTGGTTTGAGTCTTACTACCTGAACGGTGTCCACTGGGGCAGCCCGAACTTCAAATATGATAGTCGTCTGCAATTCCCTGCCGACAGCCTTTACACGGACTCTTACGCACAAACCGGCTATACAGGCAACATTGATTTTCTTATGATTGGCACGTATCAAACGACGCAAAAAGAAATCGAGCATCACATCACGCTAGGTAATATTGTAACGAACGGTGAAGTTCCGATGTACGCTAGTATCGCGCTGGCGAACATCCAAGATCCCCCGCTGCAGCGGTCGGTGTTCCAGGCTGGCTTGTCGCAATCGAATGGTTTGATGCTTTTCGACTATTCGCAAGTTAACTGGGCAGTTGTGAAAGCCTCGCTCCAGAACGTGGAGTACGTCAAGGATTATCAAGTAGGCTCGAGTGTTCCAGGCAATCAGGAATCGTTCCTCGAAGGCGATTTGTACAATGTGAGCCGGAATGAGAATAATCTCAACGTCTATACGGATTCGTTTGGTCTAACGACAGCTACCAGCACCTTTGGTGTCGAAGCGATCGTAGATAGCACCGGTAAAGTCACTAAGGTCGTTAACCAACAACAGGCGCTTAGCTGGAACTGGACGAATATGTCACCTAATAACAGCGTCATTCCGCATGGCGGCTTCGTGATTTCTGCTCTGGATGCTTCCGGCGTTCGGACGAGACGACAGCTGGTCGCCAGAACGTACAAGGTCGGCGATGCTGTCAGATCGGCTGTGCTGCGCGGTCACTTAGCCTATGCAAACACCAGCACACCACTGAAGAATCTCGAGATCAAAGGCAATGTTGAAGTGCTTGGGACGGGAATGGCTGATGTTCGTTTGAACGGCGTTCCGACTGCGCTGGCTAACAACGGAGACTTCAGTGGCAAGGTCTCGCTGGAAGTAGGTGCCAATCCCGTAAAAATCTCCGTTTACGTAGACGGCCGCAAAACGAACGAAAAAACCGTAACCATAACGCGTACGGCTCCCGTCATCACAGGCATTGAGCTTGATTCTGCCGCCTACCGACTAGTAGCAGGCGACAAACATGCCACCGTCACGACAGCCGTTTACTCGGACGAAACGAGAGCCGTAGTAACCGGTGCTGTGTTCAGCTCCAGCAATCCTGAGGTTGCAGCCGTTGCCGCAGACGGAACAGTTACCGCGCTGAAGGCCGGGACTGCTGAAATCACCGCTGTCTATGAAGGACAAACTACCAAATCTGTCGTTACTGTCGTCGAGCTGGCAAGTCTCACCTTTGATGAGAATAAATACAGTCTTGTCAAAGGTGAGACCTTCATAGCACCGCTCAAAGCTTCTTACTCGGATGGCACAATGGCGTACATCACCCAAGGAGCGACATTCATCTCTTCGCTCGATAAAGTTGCATCCATTGCTGCAGACGGCACTATTACAGCTGTGAAGCCTGGATCCGCAACTATTACTGCCTCTTATCGTGGCAAACAATCGGAGATTAAGATCAAGGTGTTCAATTCTCACCAAGAGAAGATCGAAGATAAAGAGAATGATGAAGGCGTATACGACGATGCAGCGAATGATATTAGAGAGAATGAAGTTGGAGATATGGTTGAAGGTTGA